The following proteins are co-located in the Leptodactylus fuscus isolate aLepFus1 chromosome 8, aLepFus1.hap2, whole genome shotgun sequence genome:
- the TTC21B gene encoding tetratricopeptide repeat protein 21B yields MAADSSSAQALINYYCQKKYFHHAQAAASEALKEYLNDPVFLFFRAFGMLMEDQVSESIRELEMIKDKADVSLCSLMALIYAHKKSSQPDREAIQELEIRMKEQRKTAGPRALYYAGLFLWHVERHEKAREYVDRMIKISNGDRDGLVLKGWLDLTCGREAYAKKALKYLEEGLHQDMDVFAMMGKAHYYELRQNYSAALEAVNKIMADHPAFTPALIKKMKLQLALQDWEQTVETALRLLQKDSHNLEALRMLGVYYLCREGNVHEATSKLGDLIKALDRYEPHNAHLYHSMSLAFSRMCERNHLILQQTQTLVERAVSLAPHDATIATELGYQLLLQGRVKEALKWYKAAMTLDESSVSALTGIIRCQILEGQLQDADQQLEFLMEIQQSIGKSGELCYLRAVLAMKKQKKPEEVIHLLNDVLDNHFSSLQGLPLGIQYFEMLNPDFLLEIIREYLNFCPNQPPAAGQPVSPLLKHCTSVLETVVKTAPGLQQAVFLIAKVKYLAGDVDAAQSSLQHCLEHNPSYADAHLLMAQVYFYQDNLKLCSHSLELCLSYSFEIREYPLYNLLKAQTKKRMGEIQEAIKTLQMAMNLPGMKKGGSAAKSKGRKVEVSASDRVSIFLELVECHRMNGEQHEAAKVLQDAINEFSGTPEELRLMIANSEMALMHGNVEQALSMLRNVSPEQPYFVQTKEKMAAIYLQHRKDKKLYISCYRDLVEKVPGSHTLLLLGDAYMSIQEPEKAIEVYEQALKKNPKDGALASKIGKALIKTHNYSKAISYYETALKSAHQNFLHHDLAELLLKLKQYEKAEKVLQQALDHETVNELSPLMDDSRYLVLLAKTYSKMEKTEEAIVSLQRAREIQARVLKRAQLEQPDVVPSQKSLAAEISSEIARHAAVQRDYEKAIKFYKEALVYCETDNKVIMELANLYLAQDDVDSCQQQCALLLKNERPNEAATMMMADLMFRKQDYEQAVFHFQQLLERKPDNYATLTRLIDLMRRAGKLEEIPKFLDMAEKHSSRAKLEPGFHYCKGLYLWYTGEPNDALRHFNKARKDSDWGQNAIYNMIEICLNPDNETVGGEVFDNLDGDMGNSTEKQESVQLAVRTAEKLLKELKPQTLQGHIQLRIMENYCLMATKQKANVERALNTFTEVAAAEKDHVPALLGMATAYMILKQTPRARNQLKRISKMNWNPTDAEEFEKSLLLLADIYIQSGKYDMAGELLKRCLRHNRSCCKAYEYMGYIMEKEQAYKDAASNYELAWKYGNQTNPTVGYKLAFNYLKAKRFVDAIDVCHKVLEVHPTYPKIRKDILDKSRAALRT; encoded by the exons ATGGCTGCAGATAGCTCCAGTGCCCAG GCATTAATCAATTACTATTGCCAAAAGAAATACTTCCATCATGCGCAGGCCGCAGCGAGCGAGGCGCTCAAGGAGTACCTTAATGATCCTGTATTCCTCTTTTTCCGAGCCTTTGGGATGTTAATGGAAG ATCAAGTGTCCGAGTCCATCCGAGAGCTGGAAATGATAAAAGACAAGGCGGATGTTTCTCTGTGTTCTTTAATGGCGTTGATCTATGCACATAAGAAGAGCTCACAACCAG ACAGAGAAGCCATTCAGGAGCTGGAAATACGGATGAAAGAGCAGCGAAAGACGGCAGGACCTAGAGCCCTATATTATGCTGGGTTGTTCCTGTGGCACGTGGAGCGTCATGAAAAAGCACGAGAGTACGTGGACCGGATGATTAAAATATCAAATGGAGACAGAGAT GGATTGGTTCTGAAGGGGTGGCTGGACCTGACCTGTGGGAGAGAAGCTTATGCTAAAAAGGCTCTGAAGTACCTGGAGGAAGGCCTGCACCAGGACATGGATGTGTTTGCTATGATGGGAAAG GCTCACTATTATGAGTTACGTCAGAATTACTCGGCAGCCTTGGAAGCTGTGAACAAGATCATGGCCGACCATCCGGCCTTCACCCCGGCCCTTATTAAGAAAATGAAGCTGCAACTGGCTCTGCAGGATTGGGAGCAGACCGTGGAGACGGCCCTGAG GTTACTACAGAAGGACAGTCATAACTTGGAGGCCCTCCGAATGTTGGGTGTCTATTACTTGTGCAGAGAAGGGAACGTTCATGAG GCCACAAGTAAATTGGGAGATTTAATCAAGGCTCTGGATCGCTATGAACCCCACAATGCTCACCTGTACCACAGCATGTCTCTGGCCTTTAGTAGAATG TGTGAACGGAACCACCTGATCCTTCAACAAACCCAGACCTTGGTGGAACGTGCAGTCAGTTTGGCtcctcatgatgccaccattgccACAGAGCTCGGCTATCAACTTCTTCTGCAGGGCCGGGTGAAGGAAGCATTAAAGTGGTACAAAGCAGCGATGACTCTTGATGAGTCGAGTGTCTCCGCATTGACTG GTATTATTCGATGCCAGATACTGGAGGGACAGCTACAAGATGCCGATCAGCAGCTGGAATTTCTCATGGAGATTCAGCAGTCTATTGGAAAATCCGGG gaGTTGTGCTACTTACGGGCTGTTTTGGCTATGAAGAAGCAGAAGAAACCAGAAGAGGTTATCCACTTGTTAAATGATGTCCTGGACAATCACTTCTCGTCCTTACAAGGATTACCTCTTGGGATCCAGTACTTTGAGATGTTAAACCCAGATTTCTTGCTTGAGATAATAAGGGAGTATTTGAACTTTTGCCCGAACCAG CCCCCCGCCGCTGGGCAGCCTGTGTCCCCCCTGTTGAAGCACTGCACCTCCGTCCTAGAAACCGTAGTGAAGACGGCTCCGGGACTTCAACAAGCCGTGTTCCTGATCGCAAAGGTGAAATATTTAGCAG GTGATGTTGACGCCGCTCAGAGCAGCCTACAGCACTGCCTGGAACATAACCCGTCATATGCCGATGCTCATCTTCTGATGGCTCAAGTTTACTTCTACCAAGACAACCTAAAGCTCTGTTCTCACTCCTTAGAGTTGTGCTTGAGTTATAGCTTTGAG ATACGTGAATATCCATTGTACAATCTGCTCAAAGCCCAGACCAAGAAACGAATGGGAGAAATACAGGAGGCCATTAAAACACTACAGATGGCCATGAACTTACCTGGAATGAAAAAAGGGGGATCCGCTGCAAAATCAAAAGGAAGGAAAGTAGAAGTCAGTGCAAGTGACAGGGTGTCCATCTTCCTGGAGCTTGTGGAGTGTCATCGTATGAATGGAGAGCAG CACGAAGCCGCTAAAGTCTTACAAGATGCTATCAATGAATTTTCGGGGACACCAGAGGAGCTGCGCCTCATGATAGCGAACTCTGAGATGGCTCTGATGCACGGCAACGTGGAACAAGCTCTATCCATGCTCAGGAACGTTTCTCCAGAACAGCCTTACTTTGTCCAGACCAAGGAGAAAATGGCGGCCATCTATCTCCAGCACAGGAAAGATAAGAAGCTCTACATCAGCTGCTACAG AGATCTGGTGGAGAAGGTGCCTGGCTCTCATACATTGCTCCTGCTAGGAGACGCTTATATGAGTATTCAGGAG CCTGAAAAAGCCATTGAGGTATATGAACAGGCTCTGAAGAAGAATCCGAAAGATGGAGCCCTGGCGAGTAAGATTGGGAAAGCCTTGATCAAGACTCACAACTACTCCAAG GCGATCAGCTACTATGAAACTGCCCTGAAAAGCGCCCACCAGAACTTCCTCCACCATGACCTGGCCGAGCTCTTACTTAAGTTGAAGCAATATGAAAAAGCAGAAAAGGTCCTTCAGCAGGCCCTGGATCATGAGACAG TAAATGAATTATCACCGCTTATGGATGACAGCCGCTATCTGGTCCTTCTCGCTAAAACTTACAGTAAGATGGAGAAGACAGAAGAAGCCATTGTTTCTTTACAGAGG GCCCGGGAGATACAGGCCAGGGTGCTGAAGAGAGCTCAGCTTGAGCAGCCAGACGTGGTTCCTTCCCAAAAGTCTCTGGCAGCAGAAATCTCCTCAGAAATTGCCAGACATGCCGCAGTCCAGCGAGACTACGAGAAGGCCATCAAATTTTATAAGGAAGCGCTTGTCTACTGCGAAACAGACAATAAG GTTATAATGGAGCTGGCCAATCTATATCTGGCACAAGATGACGTGGACTCCTGCCAGCAGCAATGCGCCCTTCTACTGAAGAATGAGCGGCCCAATGAAGCAGCTACTATG ATGATGGCTGACCTGATGTTCAGGAAGCAGGACTATGAGCAGGCTGTATTTCACTTTCAGCAACTGTTGGAACGAAAGCCAG ATAATTACGCTACTCTTACTCGCTTAATCGACCTTATGAGAAGAGCCGGAAAACTTGAAGAAATACCAAAGTTTCTTGATATGGCAGAGAAACATTCGTCCAGAGCAAAACTGGAACCTGGGTTTCATTATTGCAAAGGATTATATCTGTG GTACACCGGCGAGCCTAATGACGCTCTTCGACACTTCAATAAAGCTCGCAAGGACAGTGACTGGGGTCAGAACGCCATCTATAACATGATTGAGATCTGCCTGAATCCTGATAATGAGACAGTAGGAGGAGAGGTCTTTGACAATCTGGATGGTGACATGGG GAATTCCACTGAAAAGCAGGAATCGGTGCAGCTCGCTGTAAGGACGGCCGAGAAACTCCTGAAAGAACTAAAACCGCAGACACTGCAGGGTCACATCCAGCTCCGGATCATGGAGAACTATTGTCTAATGGCAACCAAGCAAAAAGCAAATGTAGAGCGAGCTCTGAACACGTTTACTGAAGTGGCAGCCGCCGAG AAGGACCACGTGCCCGCTCTTTTGGGTATGGCCACAGCTTACATGATACTGAAGCAAACGCCAAGAGCGAGGAACCAATTGAAAAGAATTTCCAAGATGAATTGGAACCCGACAGACGCAGAGGAGTTTGAGAAGAGTCTATTGCTTCTAGCGGACATTTACATTCAGTCTGGGAAGTACGACATGGCGGGCGAGCTGCTAAAACGCTGCCTCCGTCATAACCGG TCCTGCTGCAAGGCTTATGAGTACATGGGGTACATCATGGAAAAAGAACAAGCGTACAAAGATGCAGCCAGCAACTATGAACTGGCCTGGAAGTATGGCAACCAGACAAACCCCACCGTGG GATACAAGTTAGCTTTTAACTATCTGAAGGCGAAGAGGTTTGTGGATGCCATTGATGTTTGCCATAAG GTCTTAGAAGTTCACCCAACATACCCAAAAATAAGAAAAGACATTCTTGACAAATCCAGGGCTGCTTTACGAACGTGA